From Hartmannibacter diazotrophicus, a single genomic window includes:
- a CDS encoding MaoC family dehydratase: MGLEAIELGVPVKVGSHTFEAEEIIRFAEKYDPQPFHVDEAAARASHFGALCASGWHTCSVWMRLTITNTRKNGGFSGISPGTKAIRWMKPVYVGDTLEFFNEVTSKREMKTRPGWALIEVFSHADNQNGVRVFEMESTVLVPIA; the protein is encoded by the coding sequence ATGGGACTTGAGGCAATCGAGCTCGGCGTTCCGGTCAAGGTCGGCTCCCACACATTCGAGGCCGAGGAAATCATCCGTTTCGCGGAGAAATACGATCCCCAGCCCTTCCATGTGGACGAGGCCGCCGCCCGCGCCTCCCACTTCGGCGCGCTCTGCGCCTCCGGCTGGCACACCTGTTCGGTCTGGATGCGGCTTACCATCACCAACACGCGCAAGAACGGCGGCTTTTCCGGCATCTCCCCGGGCACCAAGGCGATCCGCTGGATGAAGCCGGTCTACGTCGGCGACACGCTGGAGTTCTTCAACGAGGTCACTTCGAAGCGCGAGATGAAGACCCGCCCGGGCTGGGCGCTCATCGAGGTCTTCAGCCACGCCGACAACCAGAACGGCGTCCGTGTGTTTGAAATGGAAAGCACGGTACTGGTGCCCATTGCTTAA
- the mraZ gene encoding division/cell wall cluster transcriptional repressor MraZ has product MNGFVSSYTNRIDRKGRVSVPAAFRQVLAADGFEGLHCYPSLDFAALDAGGNGLLGEIERQLSGFKPFSEDHDLLSTAFYGASAHLSFDGEGRVMLTDELREMAGIADEVSFVGLGYKFQIWEPGRFREHRETARRRLLALRRADGRQAEASPAGEGAA; this is encoded by the coding sequence ATGAACGGCTTCGTTTCCAGCTATACCAACAGGATCGATCGCAAGGGGCGGGTTTCCGTCCCCGCCGCCTTCCGTCAGGTGCTGGCCGCCGACGGGTTCGAGGGGCTGCACTGCTATCCGTCGCTGGATTTTGCCGCGCTCGACGCCGGCGGCAATGGGCTGCTTGGCGAGATCGAGCGCCAGCTTTCCGGTTTCAAGCCCTTCAGCGAAGACCACGATCTTCTGTCCACCGCCTTCTATGGCGCATCGGCGCATCTGTCCTTCGATGGCGAGGGGCGGGTGATGCTAACCGACGAATTGCGCGAGATGGCGGGCATTGCCGACGAGGTCTCCTTCGTCGGGCTCGGCTACAAGTTCCAAATCTGGGAGCCAGGCCGCTTCCGGGAGCATCGCGAAACGGCGCGCCGTCGTTTGCTGGCGCTACGCCGCGCGGACGGGCGACAGGCCGAGGCTTCGCCTGCCGGGGAGGGCGCGGCATGA
- a CDS encoding MaoC family dehydratase, producing the protein MTDTPAAPLRAFEDFTAGESGTLGTVDVTHDEVVEFASQFDPQPFHLEEEAGKASPLGGHAASGWHTGSMMMRLMAENLLNISRSMGSGGIQDLKWLKPVLVGDTLTAGYEITGVRPSASRTDRGYVDMKLQMVNQRGERVMSFLCTVIMGRAG; encoded by the coding sequence ATGACCGACACACCGGCGGCCCCGCTTCGGGCCTTCGAGGATTTCACGGCCGGCGAGAGCGGAACGCTCGGCACCGTCGACGTTACCCATGACGAGGTGGTGGAATTCGCCAGCCAGTTCGACCCGCAGCCCTTCCACCTGGAGGAAGAGGCCGGCAAGGCAAGCCCGCTCGGCGGCCATGCGGCAAGCGGCTGGCACACCGGCAGCATGATGATGCGGCTGATGGCTGAAAACCTCCTCAACATATCCCGCTCGATGGGATCCGGCGGCATTCAGGATCTGAAATGGCTGAAGCCCGTGCTCGTCGGCGACACGCTGACGGCGGGCTACGAGATCACCGGCGTCCGCCCCTCCGCCTCGCGCACCGACCGCGGCTATGTCGACATGAAGCTCCAGATGGTCAACCAGCGCGGCGAGCGCGTGATGTCGTTCCTCTGCACCGTCATCATGGGGAGGGCCGGCTGA